CTCAAATTAATTGCAAAttgtaatttaataattttaattccaaATCAACTCCGGCTAATAAGATGTaatagtgataaaaaaaaattatgagcaatttgaagttgttttttgtaaaaaaaaaaagttaattagaTCTAAGAACTTCATCTTCATTTCTGcaaaatctggtttcttgctCTCCATTTTCCTTCATCTAATTAATTAGGTTGACTAATTTCATCCTTGATGTGCTTATTTTTCTTCAATGTCATCTAGTAGGTatgaaattcaaataaattcacattgacctcctatttataatgaacattaaattaattaattaattaaaatggcAATCAATTTTACTGATTTTGATAAACAGAATCTAATTGATACTATTGAATGATTACTTTCTTCATTACTTAGGGGGTGATTTGATGTGATATTTAGAAAGAGACTGAATTTCTTCTCATATTGAAATATTgggttttttatttcttaagtTTTCATTTGTATTACGTAGTGAAATTTGATTCTATTCAATTGCAATGATACTTGGTTGTATATACTTCCATTTTAAATTCTACAAATTTCAATATTGGATGCTAACATATTAATATGTACGAAAAtcgttaaaataaaaaataattaatacgtacttaattatataaaaaattacatgcATGATATACATATTAATAACCGTGTATCAATAACAATAAGACTCATTTTGTAAATAgacacaataaataaattaaataatattgtacattatttattgttttgttttcaaaataataatttaagtattaaaaaatcttatacaaatcattttttttattgaacacCGAgtactaaaagaaaataaaaaataataactgaaaaaaatcaattatttaattGTATTGTCTTAACTCctcttataaaaataaaaatattttatatttatctataagTTAAGTCTTATATTGTGTGGAAAGTTTTGTTAAAGATTAAACCTACACTACATAAAAAAATGATACAAGTTGAAATACTTGAAATCAACTTTAGTTAACTAAATTTCCACCTCTAATATATCtgaaaaatattatgtatatttgCACAGTTTGGTACTTGTAATTTTGAAAGTACCTGTTCAAAGTAGACAAACACAATAAAGTAAAGGTTAAATACTtcattacttaaaaaattatatgagaaacataacatattttttttgtttatttatgcaAAAGAATAAAgtacatatttaattttaaattttaaattatcaacATCTGTTAATTTTTAATGTTACATGAAATACTAACATACATAATACATATTTTACTTAGTGGAGTTACACTAATTAATACAAATGCAATTTAAATGTTtgaagtttaaaaataaatatgtaaatttcTCTGTTCATTTAAATACACTAGAAACATATTCAAATGagctttaatttttaaaatatgtcaGAAACCCAACCCATCTGACTTACATGTTTTAAGAAATCAACAAATGTGTaagatatttaatttattaaagttgTTGGTTTAACCTGTGAGAATATTTTTCTAGGTAAAATTGGATTTAACTATAGTTGCAAGAGTGAATCTAATAAAGTATCAAAACCATCTTACACAGTATCCATGTTGTATACTaagttttaattcaaataattatgaataataGACATTCATTCACATATTTTTGGTTTAACATATATCTattgtttatttattgtattaagAAACTAATGCTTTTTAATcacaaacttaaaaaataaatagataatgTGAAATTACTTTAGAATTTTCCTAACTGTTGTTTTCACTTGTAGTTTAAACTCAAATTACATTAACcccatttttttcaataaaacaCAATCATTTTTCCTTGTCCTTATTaacttataatatatttataaattatataatttagaatatattttaaatctaaactgaaaaatataatttaaaagttatttgtaaattgtataataaaaaaattaaaggtaTCGAGCAATTTTTGTTTACTCTTTCAAGATCCTTTAAAAATGTACGagtaaataaatcataaatttgtAAGAGGCGTCTGATATTATTagaattttatagataaaaaaatgcttataattattattataattttgattttatataaaagTGGATTAAATTAATCAACTTTGATTTGTTTGTATtgtaaataaatgaaatatgactatattttatttataataatattctgATTTGAGGTTTTTGTAGATAGAGTGTGGTTTGTGAGAGTGATTGAGAACTAAGAGGGACACAAGAAATTCTTCTGGGTTCGTAACCAACGTTTGTTGAATTAATTGAATTGAAAATGGAGAAGCATGAAGATAGAGAAGAAGAACGCGAGGGTGGTGGTGGCGGCGGTTCCTCCTTGGATCCTCCCAATCCAGAAGGAGAAACCCCAATCTCCGACCCCATCGCATTCAACAATCAGAGCGAAATTTTCAGAGCGATCGAGGTTGTGGAGCGCGACTCACTGGCCATCGCTCAGAGTTTCACTTCTCTCTTCGCCTCCCTCCGATTGGCGCTTTCCGAATCCACCGCCACCTCGCTCCACCACATGCAGTGCTTCACCGATGCCACCGGTCGCCTTCAGGAATCCGGTGCCACAATTTCTTATCTATCAACATCAATTCAAATTGAAAACAGAATAACCTTGTAATAAACGTTAATATTTGCGGTTATGCAGTGCTTGATGCAGCAACCAAGGGGAATCGCTATATAAATTCCTGTCTCaggtatttttattaattatgtttgttaattgtttgtattGAAATGGTTGGAAACTAAAGTAAAATAGAGGAAGCCTGGTGATGAAGTTGAACAGTTCCTTATTCATTATAATCATCGATATCATATTTTGTGGAGTGCAGATTGAATGAAGAGATGAAGAGTGTTGATGGACTCGCCTCTCAATTGTATCCAATTGCTTTGCTGTTTGCTGCTAATTTGTTTTACCCttttctttatacttttgatATAAAGAATATAGTGTCAACCAATAAAAATCACTGATGTTTAGATAAACTTTGTTATGAATACTTGCACGAgaagaaaattagaaaataaaatgattttaactTCCCTTATACTCTAAATCAAAAGCTCTCTCATCTTACTTATCCAAAAAACATTAATTTGCATAAGCTTGTTTGTTTTAGCCTACGAAAGAAGTTTAGTTTATCTTaccttcttattttcttctccCATAAGATTATGGATACGTTAAAatctgaattttaaaataattaatataaaaattaataatttacaaCACTGAATAGTGATAGTGTTAGTTAGAGCATTATAATTTAATTCTAAAGATTCATTTTTTCTgtatgaaattttatatttactaaattaccTTGGGAAAAGTACTCCACTGAAGTGAGAAAGTGCACTTTTGATTGCGGATCTGCTTGAATTTCCACATCCTAGCTGATATGTTTCCAAACATGCTGAAAGAATCTACTGTGTACCTTGTTAACTTACTCCACTTTGATTTAATGGTGAACCCTTGTAGAGGCCTTCTCTCTGGAGAAGCCTTATTTGCTGCTTCAACTAAAGACTTGTGTGATTAGTAAGTAGGAACACTTTAAATTGTTGACTATTGTTCTTTTTTCATCCTTCTGTGATCTTAGTTTTCAATTGAATCCTTAATGGTTTGAAGAAAAATCCTAAGAAAGCATGTAGATGCTCTGGACTCAGCTGTTAACAAGCTTCTTCAATTCCCCTGATACCTTGGGATTCAGTCCTGTACAAGGTTAGTTTCTGTTTATCATAACTAACTCTTTAAAGAATCTGTAATGTCTAatctatatatttttcatttcatgCTTATGCTGAGATAGTGTTTAGGTGCAAATAAAGCAAAAGAATATTTTTCTCTTCTGGCAGGTAAGATAGATGGTTGAGAAGCCGTAAAATTTCCTCTTTTTTTCCAAGTAAACAAGGAATAAAGAGTTTACATATTGTTCCCCTTTTCCTAGTGCACATTATGTTTGAAGTGTTAGATATTGATGATTTTATGTATGTGCCTTTATCATTATTACTGGTGCTGTTAATAGTTTGTATACAGAACAGAAATGAAAGTACATACAGTCTAGGGTAGCATACTTTGATCTTTCATTTTGTTCTGAGATGGGTGGTATAACAACATTATATGCCTCTTGCTGAGAAAGCCTGTACGTCCGTCCATCTTGGGAGAGATGGGATAAGATAAACTGCCTTtacttttctctttttgtatGATGCCACACTAACTGAAAGAAAAAGGTTTAAAGGTAAAGAACAAAGAATGTTGGCGTGTATAAGAATAGCAACCTTTTGACCGACTAGTCCTGGATTCTATACTGTACTGGCAAACATGAAAATGAATATTTAGAACTCTTTATCTACCATGCTACCTGAGCAAGTGCTGAATTCCAATCCTACAAGACAACTTGAGCAATTTTCCAGATCACGTGCGGATTCTAAGAAAGCCCAACTCCACCTAAATCTTCTAATTAGGATAGACAACTAACTATGATTCGTATGTAACTTAATGATGGTAAATAATGGGTGAAATCATTAACAGGAAGCCAATGTGATGTATAGTGATTTGTTTCCTGAAAAATCCTGTGTATAGTCATTATGTTTAGGGAGATGATTCTTTAGaagatataaaagaatttgGATCGACAGAGGGAGGGGTTGTAAAGAAACATAGAGTCGTATTGCAAAAAGTGTTAAGTGTATTTTTTTGAAATGGTATTTCATGTAAAGTTTCCTAAGCtcctatctttttttttatcttcactATGTTGCTAAAATTATTGCAACAGTCATGTTTAGTATTATGGATATAAACATTGTTTGTTAAATATGTAATCAGATATTCGACTTTACATACGGTTTATTGggaaataacaattttttaatggATTCTAGCATGTCTAGACAGGGAtgccaaaaaaaataatacccATGTATATCTGCTAgtaaaattcataataaatattaaataaatatttctttaactGCAGTTAATCGTTTAAGTATTTTAATTACTCATGAATATGAATATTATGGTATTCAACTTTATGAATATTCACTgtttcttaataattattattaaattttatttgcatattttttaaaaataaaataatcaaaataaagtaatgatttagaaaaaattgtattttttataacaaGAAAGGAATTAATCCACCAcaaaaaaattgtgtaatttttataccataaaataacataatattgTGAAGAGATGCATGAGAAAACAGTGAGTGATTGttataaaagaataatgaaGGATCACACTTTTGTTATTCTTTCTCTCTTCCTTCACACACTTTCAATACTCAATAATGTATTAAGGCTGgattttttttcattgaaaTAATTACAGAGAGACTGAATTCTCATCCTCTAACCCATTACACAATTTGAATGGCAACATATTTTGAATATGTGAAGTATATTATGAACTTATGTCATTCTGTAAACTTAAAAGGTTATGAGCTTTTCATTTCCTTCAGAATTTCCACCAATATATAACACAAAATTCAATAAAGCTATAGGGAAACAAACCCTTCTGCACtcaaaacaatattaaaaaaactagtAACTGACCATTATCTCTTCAAATGTCTGGGTCGAATTGATGCcagtaaaaaaagaaaaagaaatactgaaaggattttaatatatatttaaatgaaaaaaagataatttatgtgtttttttatagatttaatTTATGTGTTAAGGTGAACACTTTTTCAGTTACAATGAAGAAAAATGACCTTGTCCAAAGGTTCAAGCTTTTAGCAGTTTTGTCATGACTTTGCCTGTGTTTCACCTCATTTTTGTGCCTTTAGCTATTTATCAGCTGTATCTCTCTCGTAATTGCTGAATGGACACTAGAAAACTACTACCTTTTTTGAGAGCTTGTAAGAATTCAAGTCACTGAAGCAAATCAAGCTCATTCATCAGAAAGTTGTAACATTGAGCTTGCaaaatgatatttatttatgCAAGAACTGATTAACCTATATCTTTCTTGCCATTGGTATGATCATGCAAAGTGTGTTCTTGATACATGAAAAACCCATGTGAGATATCCTTGTGGAATGGCCTGATGGCAAGTTACACTAAGAATTACATGTATGTGGAAGCCCTAGAGCTTTTTGAGAAGTTGTTACATTACCCTTACCTGAAACCTGATAGTTATACTTACCCAAGTGTTATTAAGGCTTGTGGGGGCTGTGTAGGTTTGAGTTGGGAAAACAGATCCATACATGTTTGATGAAAACTGGTTTAATGATGGACATTGTTGTTGGAAGCTCTCTTGTGGGTATGTATGCAAAATGCAATGCATTGGAGAAAGCCATGTGGCTGTTCAATGATATGCCTCAGAAGGACGTGGCATGCTGGAATACAGTAATTTCTTGTTATTACCAAAGCGGAAATTTCGAAGAGGCCCTACAATATTTTAGCTTGATgagaaaatttgaatttgagaCGGATTCGGTTACAATCACAACTGCTATTTTCTCGTGTGCTAGACTTTTGGATTTGAACAGGGGAATGGAAATTCACAAGGAGTTGATTAATAGTGGGTCTCTACTGGACAGTTTCGTTACCTCTGCTCTTGTTGAGATGTACGGAAGATGTGATCACCTAGAAAAGGCTCTAGAGGTTTTTGAGCAGATGCCTAAAAAGACTATTGTTGCTTGGAATTCCTTGATTAGTGGATATGGTTTGAGAGGTGACAGCATATCATGCATTCAACTTTTAAAGAGGATGAACAGTGAAAGAGTCAAGCCAACTTTGACTACTTTAAGTAGTTCACTAATGGTTTGTTCACGATCTGCTCGACTACTCGAGGGGAAGTTTGTACATGGGTATATAATACGAAACAGAATACAACCtgatgtttttattaataattcacTCATGGATCTATACTTCAAATGTGGAAGGGTAGGGTTAGCCGAAAACATCTTTAAATTAATACCAAAGTCCAAGGTAGTTTATTGGAATGTCATGATTTCTGGATAGGTGGCTGAAGGGAAAGTTTTTGAAGCCCTTGGCCTCTTTAGTGAAATGAGAAAATCTTATGTTGAGCCAGATGCCATTACTTGTACCAGTGTTTTAGCAGCTTGTTCTCAACTAGCAGCTCTAGACAAAGGTAAAGAGATTCATAATCTGATTATGGAGAAAAGATTTAACAACAATGAAGTTGGTAACATTTTATTTAGATACAAGAAAAGAAGAAGCGTGTGTTTATTACAAGGAGTCtcaatttcatttaaataaGCTCACTTTACCTTAACATTGAATtcaattatgtaatttgaaatattttcacACTGTATAATTCTAATTTGaactttactattcaaaattatactattaattatgtaatttgaatatttcaaattatctcaaagaaaaaataaataagaaagtgTATGTAGAAATAGTCTAGAACAGGAATCTCAAATTCAGTCGTACactaaaattgaaattgaaaattactttaaacaaaaaatatatatatatatatatatatttgcatttcagaaaacaaaatccaaaattatatcaaaaaattgaaagatatatagaaaaaaaaaatctagtgatgcttttatgattattttttaaaattgttaatgGCTATGAATTAGTTTATAAGTTGGACAAATAATGTGAAGGTGTAATTAATATGATTAAACGTGGCAAGTTGTAGGACATAACTAAGGATAGTACATAAAAGttttatcataataaattattagaaaCAATGTTAAAACCaagtttttgaaatttgaaaatatcattgcttcagaaaaataaattctttAGATTTAGTTTGGAATAAGTTTACACATGACAAGATTTCTTCACAGCACAACCCACCTACCTTTCATTTTACTGAATTTGGATTTTAGTacgtttttaatttaattaatgagcaatactttaatttttttattttcttatattatagTAAGGacgaaatttattaaaaataaggatatcactttattattaaaagtactttcattttttatatagattcgtaatatatttgaaaacctCTTTATTTTCCACATCAGCCAACTTTCTTTATTTCTACATCACCCATAGTacaatcaatataaaatatttaaaataatatataaaaaaatatcttcttAATGTAATGGTAATAAcgacaacaataaaaatttaagattGAAAAGTACTACAcattcataattaaaaatagataaaagtGTTGTATGAATGAAACAAGGTGgctatctttttcttttttctttttgttgttaTTCTAGTGGTTTGGTTTAGAAAGCAAATGCATAACTGTTCGTACAATGAGACAAATTAATAAATGCGAACGCTAATAAATTGTCTTAAAGTATTGATTAAgaaaaccaaataaaaaaatatgaattttattaaaaatgttatcatgcatattttctattcattaatatttttaacaattaaaattgtataatataTGTTATGTGTATTATGTGATTGTTTTTaagtttctgaaattttttaaaaacatgtcATTATTGTTAATTAATAATGGGGCAGTCTCGTATTTTGAAGCAGACAAAAATCATAACATGAAATATTTTTGCTATAAACAGTGGgattttgtattaaataaagaaaaattaaataaatgagagtttataaaataaaaaattatgccgataaataaataataaataataaattatttgtaaaaTTGATCCTTGTTTCACCATGCATTCTACATAAAACTCTAAATTATGAGTAAATAATTAATATGGCACCAGACTTATACACATGGTCACTTCAATTTAATTACAAGAGTTgaaattttatgtatatttgtTGAATGAATGATTTTGGCAAAATGTAGAAGTTTATAAtataagtattattttttttcaaagtttgaTTAGAGCAATACCTAGCAAAGTGGCACAAGTCTATGGATGACATGGGAAACACTTTGATTTGaaaattcaataatattaaattagcACGTGAAAATGATATTTTACTTCTTAAGTTAGGTTTCCTTACAAAAAGAGATCTAGGAAAGTGAATTtcaaaatatcataatattaatatattctaAACCTATTGATTTTCacgaataaaaattattattagtattacttATCTATtctacttgatttttttttatctcttttttgtattttatttttaattttttttaattaaattataaattactaaatacgttcatgaaaaataatattcttaCATATTATATTTCTAAGAATAAGATATTTACTATAAAAAATGTGGTTattatttatagataaaaaaaattaactatagaTTTTAATCTACGAATAactttttatgtatatataaatttgttctatgattattttttctagaaattgttaaataatttttttagtaattatgttatatgtatgtatgaaagaaatagttatatttaaaactaattttgaaaaaagtaattatatatACTGAATGAGAAAATTCcttttataaattatgataGATAACACGTAGAACTACGTTAAGTATGACTGTTGTTTATATACTCCTTCATTTCATAAGaattatggtttttttttttaattttggctGTTTTAGAATTAACATGTAGTTAATTGGACAATTTTTCCCAATTAACTTTATTTATAGTTGAGTAATTAAGACTATTATTTAGTGGAGTAttgatactatttttttttacattctatcaattatttaaattctaaatttgatagcaaaaaccttggttgctaattagacattgatttagaaaccatttaacaataataaaaaactaatttaaaaactaaatttttttaatatctaaaattgtCTATTCactagcaactaattattttttgtcactaaaaattgatttctattctATCATTTTATTGTAGTGAAAGAAACGATGAATACTATCAAATAAAACTCACATGAGTATACATTTACAAACTGGAGAACTACAATTATTTAGCACTCAACCCAAAAGATTAAATGTCATACGTCTAGTGTAGTTATTGTATTTTCATCAAGATCACTTGAATAATTTGAATTGATTAGTTTGTCTAAACCTTGTTCTTCACCTTCAATTACAATATCTTCCTATCTTCAAATTTTTCGTGCTAGACTTACAAAAGTTTGAATTTTCAatctttcaatttattttttttctaatttgtttAAGAAACTAATTCAAGAATATTTACAATATGAGTtagtaaaaacaaattaaaacataataagaaaatattttcaatcCAAATAATACTTATACACAAAACAAAGTATTTGAGATTtccaattttttatattgtttttatttagaaaatattaagaGATATTCGTAATATATTCAAGAAGTATATGTAAAACttaatttgaatatatttgTTTAAGAAAAGGTAAATTTTAAAGATATACGAAAAATATGATCGAACAGAGACCCACAAACACATGCAGATTTAAATCCCTTTgttttttaatagtttatattaactcaaaagattttattttattgttatgaTAAAAACTTGTTAACAAGTAAAGGCAAAGAGAGTCTACTATATACTCTCCAATATAAATCATTGTTAGAACCAATAAATCATTcagttcattttttaatatcattaaaACATAAACTTCTCGTATGATTATTTAGTCATCAGATCGTTTAATGAGTTATAAATCATCTAGTGTTTCATCAAATCATAATCGTAAACGGTGTAAAGTATCAAAAATTACAATGCATGGTATGTTGACTATATTTAACTTTTTGTGTTGATTTTTGTTATCATAAAAAACATTACCGACAGTTTAGGACATAACGTGGTGCATGGTCTCAACATGAAGCTCTTATTGTAAAAACAGGTAGGCACGaggattatataaaaaatgaacgTGGGTTTGGCTTACTAATTCAGTCATACCATAACATAAACTCTGGGTTCCTTGTCTACATTTTTTGTGTCCATAATGATAGCAACACTACACTGCACTATCCCATCCGTACAACTAACAATAATTAGCAATACCGCCATGAGAgattcctctctctctctctctctctctctctctctctctctctctctctctctctctcaagtCAACAACTGCTACAGTGCCCTGTTTGAGCTACAGTACTATCTACCAATCTCGTGGCATTCCAACAAACCCTGATTTTGGAATACTTGTTTGGAGTCTTTGAGTTTAATTATCTATTTCATTTCACTTGGTTGTTGGTATGTATTtataatttggatttttatacGTGCTTAGATCCTAATAATTAGTGTTCTTTGTAAGAAATCAGGCTGAAAAAAGAGCTATTTATTGACTGATTAGAGTGCAAagctatttatatattaaataaggtgTAAAATCTGATAGGATAGTGAAATGTTTATCAGAAAAATGCTTACCACTGATAGGAATCTGACGCCAAAAATAAATTGCTTATAGGGACAGTATTAGGAATCTCATGTTAAAATCAATTGCTTGTAGTGGTGTTTAAACCCTCAGAATCTCCTACCCAATGTACTGTGGATGAGCTCTTCTCACATATTCAACTCCTACCAGACACCCtggttgttttgttttttatagtTGAATATTATGACAAGGTTTTCTAGTCAGGGACACAAGGTTCATGGCAAGGAAGTAAATAACTCAAGAGGTATATAtgtatagagagagagagagagagagagaagtcTAACAAACaaacttctctttcttttcccaTCTTATCGCATAATACTACACACTGCAGGCTTGTTGTGTTGTGTTCATTCAGTAATTTTAGTCTGTATGAGACAAGTTGTGTCTACCCTGCAAAGCCAGAAAAATGGTGCCAGAGAACATGAAAAAACAACTTGCTTTGGCTGTGAGAAGCATCCAATGGAGCTATGCAATTCTCTGGACTGATTCAACCACCCAACCCGGGTACCAAACCAAGTGTTCTATTCATATTAGCTAACTCTGTTCTATTTTCAAGTGTTTGACTTTTCTCTTTCCCCTTCTTCAATATTTTGCTTTCTCCAATACCGCAGAAGATCTTATATTAGATGATACATACAAAATCGTGTTTGGTTGAACCTCATGATAGGATGCATCTTTTCTGCTGTAGTTTGGCTTATGTTAATACAAgataataagtaaaaaaatcaaacagttgtAACCTATCCATGTTTTCTCATCTAAGGTGTATAGTTGACCAAATGACAATATGGAATTCTGAATCTACTGTTGCATTTTCTTGTACTATTGCTTGTGAGGTAGTTGGTTTGGGgcagttttcaattttttgtttctcACAGGGTGTTGAGATGGGGGGAAGGGTATTACAATGGAGACATTAAGACAAGGAAAACAAGTCAAGGGGTGGAACTTAATTCTGACCAAATAGGGTTGCAGAGGAGTGAGCAGCTGCGAGAGCTATTCAAATCCTTCAAAACTACAGAAATCAGCCCACAAAGCAAACGGCCTTCGGCAGCAGCACTCTCCCCAGAAGATCTCACAGATGCTGAGTGGTATTACTTGGTTTGTATGTCCTTCATATTCAACCTTGGCCAAGGGTAAATACTAAATCTcctctatttttctttctttcaagtTTTGGATCATCAAGTTGTGTTCCCAAAATCGGGTGTTTTACTGTTTTTGTGATCTC
The sequence above is a segment of the Phaseolus vulgaris cultivar G19833 chromosome 2, P. vulgaris v2.0, whole genome shotgun sequence genome. Coding sequences within it:
- the LOC137812641 gene encoding uncharacterized protein; the protein is MEKHEDREEEREGGGGGGSSLDPPNPEGETPISDPIAFNNQSEIFRAIEVVERDSLAIAQSFTSLFASLRLALSESTATSLHHMQCFTDATGRLQESVLDAATKGNRYINSCLRLNEEMKSVDGLASQLKILRKHVDALDSAVNKLLQFP